The proteins below are encoded in one region of Candidatus Amarolinea dominans:
- the eutC gene encoding ethanolamine ammonia-lyase subunit EutC, producing MDEAQLNAIIESVLKELATAGAIRAPVAGVGVGAAAVGDPGARLHIDLPDPTTPEMRTRPQVKAPYDVDGLKALMASTTSRIGVGRAGPRYTTQSLLLFQSDHAVTQDTLYRDVDQRLLDDLGLFTVQTQITGGKEEYLLRPDLGRLLTDEAKRTVAERCVKSANVQVVVGDGLSAAAVEANVRQMFPVLKQGVQAAGLTFGTPFFIQYCRVGVINDIGEVLKPDVVILLIGERPGLGRAESMSAYMAYRPKTGDTDADRDVVCNIFENGGTNPLEAGAFAVQIAQRMLKHQASGVKLKLIK from the coding sequence ATGGATGAAGCACAACTCAATGCGATAATCGAGTCGGTGTTGAAGGAACTGGCTACGGCTGGCGCCATCAGAGCGCCGGTGGCGGGTGTTGGCGTGGGCGCGGCGGCCGTCGGCGACCCAGGGGCGCGGCTGCACATTGACCTGCCCGACCCCACGACGCCGGAAATGCGCACGCGGCCGCAGGTCAAGGCGCCTTATGATGTGGACGGCCTCAAGGCGTTGATGGCTTCCACCACCTCGCGCATCGGCGTGGGCCGCGCTGGCCCGCGCTACACCACGCAATCGCTCCTGCTCTTTCAGTCCGATCACGCCGTCACGCAGGATACCCTCTATCGTGACGTGGATCAGCGCCTGCTGGACGACCTGGGGCTGTTCACGGTGCAGACGCAGATCACCGGCGGCAAGGAGGAGTATCTCCTGCGCCCTGACCTGGGGCGCCTGCTGACCGATGAGGCCAAGCGCACCGTGGCCGAACGCTGCGTCAAGAGCGCCAACGTGCAGGTCGTCGTGGGCGACGGCCTCAGCGCAGCCGCGGTGGAAGCCAACGTGCGCCAGATGTTCCCAGTGCTCAAGCAGGGCGTGCAGGCCGCAGGTTTGACCTTTGGCACGCCGTTCTTCATTCAATACTGCCGCGTCGGCGTCATCAATGACATCGGTGAGGTGCTCAAGCCCGACGTGGTGATCTTGCTCATTGGCGAGCGCCCCGGCCTGGGCCGCGCCGAAAGCATGAGCGCGTACATGGCCTATCGCCCCAAGACCGGCGATACCGATGCGGACCGTGACGTGGTCTGCAACATCTTCGAAAATGGCGGCACCAACCCGCTGGAAGCCGGCGCCTTTGCTGTCCAGATCGCGCAGCGGATGCTCAAACATCAAGCGTCTGGCGTCAAGCTGAAGTTGATCAAATAG
- a CDS encoding ABC-F family ATP-binding cassette domain-containing protein: MIILRLDNVSYTHPGGPGVQNLTWAIADDARLGFVGPNGAGKSTILNLLAGRLLPDRGFMVTAKGASVGYLPQEVRLDPLHTVLIEAMTASARLAAIEADLEKVTRSMEDPAVYDDEKALARALDQQQRLLTAYAEAGGLQYENSVKATLRQLGFDDSDFDLPTAALSGGQKKLLALTKLAVNRPACLLLDEPDNHLDLAGKAFLEGFIRTYPGAVVIVSHDRYLLDEVADNIVELEGGKLEFYIGNYTAYVVERELRRLRQAQMAAAQQKEISRLEASIARMELWASLVSPRASNRRHVIQARNKRRQIERMDKVDAVVEQRTMGLELEGWRGSSKVLEIIDLVKAFDDDLVLAGANLLLWHGERVGLVGPNGAGKSVLFRCIIGALQPTSGVVKIGPSVKMGVYTQEHQSLDYSKTLVEMVREVKPMYEREAAAFLTQFLFEWKRAHEQTVGSLSGGERSRLQMALLMLQQPNFLLLDEPTNNLDIASCEVLERALDDFEGTVLVISHDRYFLDQTVDRIVELDPDQGALVNYTGGYTDYLEARRIRSSSSSSATSRS; this comes from the coding sequence ATGATTATTCTCCGTCTCGACAATGTATCCTACACACACCCCGGTGGCCCTGGCGTGCAGAATCTAACCTGGGCCATTGCTGATGATGCGCGGCTGGGCTTCGTCGGCCCTAACGGCGCGGGCAAGAGCACGATTCTCAACCTGCTGGCCGGGCGCCTGTTGCCGGATCGCGGCTTCATGGTGACGGCCAAAGGCGCCAGCGTGGGCTATTTGCCGCAGGAGGTGCGCCTGGACCCGCTGCACACAGTCCTGATCGAAGCGATGACCGCGTCTGCCCGGCTGGCCGCCATCGAAGCGGATCTTGAAAAGGTCACGCGCAGCATGGAAGACCCGGCCGTCTACGACGATGAAAAGGCGCTGGCGCGTGCGCTGGATCAGCAGCAGCGCCTGTTGACCGCGTATGCGGAGGCGGGCGGGCTGCAATACGAGAACTCTGTCAAGGCCACCCTGCGCCAGTTGGGTTTCGACGACAGCGATTTCGATCTGCCGACGGCAGCCTTGAGCGGCGGGCAGAAGAAGCTGCTGGCGCTGACTAAGTTGGCCGTCAACCGGCCGGCCTGCCTGCTGTTGGATGAGCCGGACAATCACCTGGATTTGGCAGGCAAGGCCTTCCTGGAGGGGTTTATCCGCACGTATCCCGGCGCGGTGGTGATCGTGTCGCACGACCGTTATCTGCTGGATGAGGTGGCTGACAACATCGTGGAGTTGGAAGGCGGCAAGCTCGAATTCTATATCGGCAACTACACGGCCTATGTGGTGGAGCGCGAGCTGCGGCGCCTGCGCCAGGCGCAGATGGCTGCCGCGCAACAGAAGGAGATCAGCCGGCTGGAGGCTTCGATTGCCAGAATGGAACTGTGGGCCAGTCTGGTGAGCCCGCGTGCCTCCAACCGGCGCCATGTCATTCAAGCGCGCAACAAGCGTCGCCAGATCGAGCGCATGGACAAGGTGGATGCGGTGGTGGAGCAGCGTACCATGGGCCTGGAGCTTGAAGGCTGGCGCGGCTCCAGCAAAGTCCTGGAGATCATTGACCTGGTGAAGGCGTTCGATGATGACCTGGTGCTGGCCGGGGCCAACCTGCTGCTGTGGCACGGTGAGCGCGTGGGCCTGGTCGGCCCCAACGGCGCGGGCAAGAGCGTGCTGTTTCGCTGCATCATCGGTGCGCTGCAGCCGACGAGCGGCGTGGTCAAAATCGGGCCGAGCGTCAAGATGGGTGTCTACACGCAAGAACACCAGAGCCTGGACTACAGCAAGACCCTGGTGGAAATGGTGCGCGAGGTCAAGCCGATGTACGAGCGCGAGGCGGCCGCGTTCCTGACGCAATTCCTCTTCGAATGGAAGCGGGCACACGAGCAGACGGTCGGCAGCCTGAGCGGCGGCGAGCGCAGCCGCTTGCAGATGGCGCTGCTGATGCTGCAGCAGCCCAATTTCCTGCTCCTGGACGAGCCGACCAACAACCTGGACATCGCTTCGTGCGAGGTACTCGAACGCGCGCTGGATGACTTCGAAGGGACTGTGCTGGTGATTTCACACGACCGCTATTTCCTGGATCAGACGGTGGATCGCATCGTGGAACTCGATCCCGACCAGGGGGCGTTGGTGAACTACACGGGCGGGTATACCGATTACCTGGAGGCCAGGCGGATACGGTCATCCAGTTCATCTTCGGCCACGTCGAGATCGTAA
- a CDS encoding DUF11 domain-containing protein, giving the protein MKSRSNAVLLALFATLALLLGGALIVAAGSDAAPAQQSGLVITIAKAVDPTEVGVNETISYTVSLHNDSPQMVSGVVATDALPSLVMYEPGSASATSGVVTVDGNYITWVGDVPGGAEVQIYFRAKIGPQVACKTIIINHAFVRVGTLVGQSPPAAIQVICPDLGDAPDNTNHFGVSMTAYPPGGPLGIAARYPTVYGGPPGSVRGPYHRFSRSDSWLGHNVSGEADADLFWDNDGMRNIEPPPDVPNHDGFDDGVLGGALVDCQSSIFNYTVTIVGPAATRYFNAWFDYNQDGDWEDVIPCADGTAATEWAVQNQTIGFGPGFYTITTPAFTPSLPAAVNKMWMRMTLTRNEQPPINPFTSIPDGRGPDAGYVYGETEDYFFINEQQGEPHLQAVKTVNTNLTTPGSTLTYSIVISNTGNAPANGVQFQDLIPAGTTYVGGSATATSGSVSYGGGMVQWNGNIPPGGSVTITFQVTVNANFQCPGTVQNVGTVLFNGQVLSTNPVYTEIWCPPPQITIQKVVNPTHASVGDTLMYTITINNPTTTNIVGATAEDQIPAGTSYVPSSAWASSGSATYVPNKVVWTGNVPAGGSVTFGFSVLVGSTATPQECGGRIENKAELHLNGAIIASNPAHTQIMCPDLGDAPDSSNHFPNTMQAYSSGVLGRFPTVFDAATGLPEGPKHWLPRADAWLGQWVSGERDADLTPDEDVRPNLEPPLNRPDQDRFDDGIVMPISLLSCQPNTFNFMVSAQPGAARSRIANVWFDYNQDGDWEDSFQCANGMLAQEWAVQNQAVPIPASGAFASLPFATTPYFAWTPMANTKLWMRITLSDMPAPTIIGGPADGRGPAAGYHFGETEDYFLPGRPGEPPHLSLRKSADVQHGWIGDTITYSITVKNLSNVPANGLVVQDPIPAGTVYVSGSVSSTVPTATFTGTAIQWTGNLPPMGQVTIRFKVTVVGNPVVPPECNQKITNRATLTSPDGVTLTSNPVHFFLICPDLGDAPDTTNHFGAAMTAYPAVPANYPTVFDPGTGAVQGPRHRLPKADAFLGRGVTGERDADLMPDQDGLTNLDPPANVANRDRMDDGLVRPLLLPNCQPTRISYVVTVVGPARARYVNVWFDWNRDGDWEDLFQCAGMAVTADEWAVKNQVIASGPGVYTITSPLFLPFNANPNQSLWLRVTLSEVPAPINSVTLRPDGRGPAGGYRFGETEDYFNGDGNGNPDVWVIKTLRRIEPVEASVPGQPGGGWRALWHMDYGNSGTATANNVGVTDVFPTGMSYASSSSNPNHEPPAVGGTSATWSIGTLAPGDNGFIDLWLYAPATSMPSGTIITNTATISTTTPGDDPTNNTSSASGIIPLMPPRITWPLAGTTCSGNITVTGTSALGTVVDVYVDGGLVGTATTDGSGNWSLPVTGLTDGAHAIYAVARLGANTSPPSPTVVVIVDSTLTWDPLSLTFTAYYGGSPYVQHIMNGSGRADPTGWTVRLRPPFTYTVDVHVCCDDPATAQVTLTVGITPYVMSHIGGGWFQTVIPGVTNPSVPMSLACTCDGTTTTGDGTGLIDPDGYVFDVDTGVDKTDPIINLLGRTVTALEEDDSSNWNRWPAELYEAQINPQVTGVDGYYSFFTPPGNYRITVAGDALYQPYRSWTLTVVDTPQHLDVPLTKVSASAQAAVSVDASGFQPSAIQVWQGATVSWQNTELTDGDFHSATSDLDARANTWGFDSGLLDRDQTYQRQFNNIGMFTYFDVENTGATGSVQVCKRTDVNCSNTVDVLDLSAAAAAWHNAYDSLYDINDDGSISIADIQMIAADFGWAF; this is encoded by the coding sequence ATGAAATCACGCTCAAATGCAGTGCTGTTGGCGCTGTTCGCTACCCTGGCGCTCTTGCTTGGCGGTGCCCTGATCGTGGCCGCCGGCAGTGATGCGGCGCCGGCACAGCAGAGCGGCCTGGTGATTACTATCGCCAAAGCCGTGGATCCAACCGAGGTGGGAGTCAACGAAACGATCTCCTACACCGTTTCACTCCACAACGACAGTCCACAGATGGTCAGCGGTGTGGTCGCCACCGACGCGCTGCCCTCGCTGGTCATGTACGAGCCAGGCTCGGCCAGCGCCACATCCGGCGTCGTCACGGTTGATGGCAATTACATCACCTGGGTTGGCGACGTGCCAGGCGGGGCCGAGGTGCAAATCTACTTCCGCGCTAAAATTGGCCCACAGGTAGCCTGCAAGACGATCATCATCAATCACGCCTTCGTCAGGGTGGGTACCCTTGTCGGGCAGTCACCGCCGGCCGCTATCCAGGTCATCTGCCCGGACTTGGGCGATGCGCCGGACAACACCAATCACTTTGGCGTGAGCATGACCGCCTATCCTCCGGGCGGCCCTCTTGGAATCGCCGCACGCTATCCCACGGTCTATGGCGGCCCTCCCGGCTCTGTGCGCGGCCCTTATCATCGCTTTAGCCGTTCTGACTCCTGGCTGGGGCATAACGTGAGTGGCGAGGCCGATGCTGACCTGTTTTGGGACAACGATGGCATGCGCAACATCGAGCCGCCGCCCGACGTGCCTAACCATGACGGGTTCGATGACGGCGTGCTCGGCGGTGCGCTCGTAGACTGCCAATCTTCCATCTTCAACTACACCGTCACGATTGTTGGCCCGGCCGCTACCCGTTATTTCAATGCCTGGTTCGATTACAACCAGGACGGTGACTGGGAAGATGTCATTCCGTGCGCCGACGGCACGGCAGCCACTGAGTGGGCCGTACAGAACCAGACTATTGGCTTCGGCCCCGGATTCTACACGATTACGACACCGGCGTTTACTCCCTCGTTGCCGGCCGCTGTCAACAAAATGTGGATGCGCATGACGCTGACGCGTAATGAGCAGCCGCCGATCAACCCGTTTACTTCCATCCCCGACGGTCGCGGCCCTGACGCCGGCTACGTCTACGGCGAGACGGAGGATTACTTCTTCATCAACGAGCAGCAGGGCGAGCCACACCTGCAGGCGGTCAAGACGGTCAACACCAACCTGACGACGCCCGGCAGCACGCTGACCTACTCCATTGTCATCTCCAACACCGGCAACGCGCCGGCCAACGGGGTGCAGTTCCAGGACCTGATTCCGGCCGGGACAACCTATGTGGGAGGCAGCGCGACCGCGACCAGCGGCAGCGTGAGCTACGGTGGTGGCATGGTCCAATGGAACGGGAACATTCCGCCCGGCGGCAGCGTGACCATCACCTTCCAGGTGACCGTCAACGCCAACTTCCAGTGCCCCGGCACGGTGCAGAACGTGGGTACCGTGCTGTTCAATGGACAAGTCCTCAGCACCAACCCGGTCTATACAGAAATTTGGTGCCCGCCGCCGCAAATCACCATCCAGAAGGTGGTCAACCCAACGCATGCGTCCGTGGGCGACACCTTGATGTACACGATCACGATCAACAATCCAACGACGACCAACATCGTGGGCGCCACGGCTGAGGACCAGATCCCGGCAGGCACCTCATACGTCCCCTCCAGCGCCTGGGCCAGCAGTGGCAGTGCCACCTACGTCCCCAACAAGGTGGTCTGGACGGGCAATGTCCCGGCCGGTGGATCGGTCACCTTTGGCTTCAGCGTCTTGGTTGGCTCCACCGCCACCCCACAAGAGTGCGGCGGTCGCATCGAAAACAAGGCGGAGCTGCACCTCAATGGCGCGATCATCGCCTCCAATCCGGCCCACACCCAGATCATGTGCCCCGACCTGGGTGATGCACCAGACAGCAGCAATCACTTCCCCAATACGATGCAGGCCTACAGCAGCGGCGTGCTCGGTCGTTTCCCCACGGTCTTCGATGCGGCCACCGGCTTGCCCGAAGGCCCGAAACACTGGCTGCCACGCGCCGATGCCTGGCTCGGCCAGTGGGTCAGCGGTGAGCGCGATGCCGATCTGACGCCAGACGAGGATGTGCGCCCCAACCTGGAGCCGCCCTTGAATCGGCCGGATCAGGATCGCTTCGATGACGGCATCGTGATGCCGATCAGCCTGCTCTCCTGCCAGCCCAACACCTTCAACTTCATGGTGTCCGCCCAGCCCGGCGCGGCCCGCAGCCGGATTGCCAATGTCTGGTTCGACTATAACCAAGACGGCGACTGGGAAGACAGCTTCCAGTGCGCGAATGGCATGCTGGCCCAGGAATGGGCCGTGCAGAACCAGGCGGTCCCCATTCCCGCCTCTGGCGCTTTCGCCAGCCTGCCGTTCGCCACCACGCCTTACTTTGCCTGGACACCGATGGCGAATACCAAGCTGTGGATGCGCATCACCCTGTCCGATATGCCGGCGCCGACCATCATCGGCGGCCCGGCCGATGGCCGCGGTCCCGCCGCCGGCTACCACTTTGGCGAGACTGAAGACTATTTCCTGCCGGGCCGTCCGGGCGAGCCGCCGCATCTGAGTTTGCGGAAGTCCGCGGACGTGCAGCATGGCTGGATTGGCGACACGATCACCTACAGTATCACGGTGAAGAACCTGAGCAATGTGCCGGCCAATGGCCTGGTCGTGCAAGATCCGATCCCCGCCGGCACGGTCTACGTCAGCGGCAGCGTCTCCTCCACGGTGCCCACCGCCACCTTCACGGGCACGGCCATCCAATGGACGGGCAACCTGCCGCCGATGGGCCAGGTGACAATCCGATTCAAGGTGACTGTCGTGGGCAACCCTGTCGTTCCGCCCGAGTGTAACCAAAAGATCACCAATCGGGCCACGCTGACCTCGCCGGATGGCGTCACGCTGACGTCGAACCCGGTCCACTTCTTCCTGATCTGCCCAGATCTGGGTGATGCTCCGGACACCACCAACCACTTCGGCGCGGCGATGACCGCCTATCCCGCCGTACCAGCCAACTACCCCACCGTGTTCGACCCCGGGACCGGCGCCGTGCAAGGCCCGCGCCATCGTTTGCCGAAGGCTGATGCCTTCCTGGGGCGTGGCGTGACCGGTGAGCGCGACGCTGACCTGATGCCTGACCAGGATGGCCTGACGAACCTCGACCCGCCGGCCAACGTGGCTAACCGCGACCGGATGGACGATGGCCTGGTGCGCCCTCTCCTCCTACCCAACTGCCAGCCCACACGCATCAGCTACGTGGTGACGGTGGTCGGTCCGGCCCGCGCTCGTTATGTCAATGTGTGGTTCGATTGGAATCGTGATGGCGACTGGGAAGACCTCTTCCAGTGCGCCGGCATGGCGGTCACGGCCGATGAATGGGCGGTCAAGAACCAGGTCATAGCCTCTGGCCCCGGCGTGTATACGATCACATCGCCGCTGTTCCTGCCCTTCAACGCCAATCCCAATCAGTCCCTGTGGCTGCGGGTGACTCTGTCGGAAGTGCCCGCACCCATCAACTCGGTCACGCTGCGGCCTGATGGTCGCGGCCCGGCCGGCGGCTATCGCTTCGGCGAGACGGAAGACTACTTCAACGGCGACGGCAACGGCAACCCAGACGTGTGGGTGATCAAGACCTTGCGCCGCATCGAACCTGTCGAGGCCTCGGTTCCCGGACAGCCGGGCGGCGGCTGGCGCGCGCTGTGGCACATGGACTATGGCAACAGCGGCACCGCCACCGCGAACAATGTCGGCGTCACCGACGTGTTTCCCACCGGCATGAGCTATGCCAGCAGTTCCTCGAACCCGAATCACGAACCGCCGGCAGTGGGTGGCACAAGCGCCACCTGGAGCATCGGCACCCTGGCGCCTGGCGACAACGGCTTCATTGATCTGTGGCTGTACGCGCCAGCGACAAGCATGCCCTCAGGGACCATCATCACGAACACGGCGACGATCAGCACGACGACCCCGGGTGATGATCCAACCAACAATACGTCGAGCGCCAGTGGCATCATCCCGCTGATGCCGCCGCGCATCACCTGGCCGCTGGCTGGCACCACCTGCTCAGGCAACATCACCGTGACCGGCACGAGTGCCCTCGGCACGGTGGTGGATGTCTACGTGGACGGCGGCCTGGTTGGCACCGCCACAACCGATGGGAGTGGCAACTGGAGCTTGCCGGTGACGGGTCTGACCGATGGCGCTCATGCCATCTACGCGGTGGCTCGCTTGGGCGCCAACACCAGTCCGCCATCGCCCACGGTGGTTGTTATCGTGGACAGCACGCTGACCTGGGATCCGCTCTCCCTGACCTTCACGGCCTACTATGGCGGCTCGCCCTATGTGCAACACATCATGAACGGGTCGGGACGGGCCGATCCCACGGGATGGACGGTGCGCCTGCGCCCGCCCTTCACCTACACCGTGGACGTGCATGTCTGCTGCGATGACCCGGCCACCGCGCAGGTCACGCTGACCGTGGGCATCACGCCTTACGTGATGAGCCACATCGGCGGCGGCTGGTTCCAGACAGTGATCCCCGGCGTCACCAATCCCAGTGTACCGATGTCACTGGCTTGTACGTGCGACGGCACCACCACCACAGGCGACGGCACCGGCCTGATTGATCCGGACGGCTACGTCTTCGATGTGGATACCGGGGTGGACAAGACTGACCCCATCATCAATCTGCTGGGCCGCACCGTAACGGCGCTGGAGGAGGACGACAGCAGCAACTGGAACCGCTGGCCGGCCGAGCTGTACGAGGCGCAGATCAACCCGCAGGTGACCGGGGTGGATGGCTACTACAGCTTCTTCACGCCGCCTGGCAACTACCGCATTACCGTCGCCGGCGATGCACTTTACCAGCCGTACCGAAGTTGGACGCTCACCGTGGTGGATACGCCGCAGCATCTGGACGTTCCGCTGACCAAGGTCTCTGCCAGTGCGCAGGCTGCCGTGAGTGTTGACGCCAGCGGCTTCCAGCCGTCTGCGATCCAGGTGTGGCAGGGCGCCACGGTTTCCTGGCAGAACACCGAACTGACGGACGGCGACTTCCACAGCGCGACCAGCGACCTCGACGCCCGCGCGAACACATGGGGCTTCGACTCCGGCCTGCTGGATCGCGACCAGACCTATCAACGCCAGTTCAACAACATCGGCATGTTCACCTACTTCGATGTGGAGAACACAGGCGCCACCGGCTCGGTGCAGGTCTGCAAACGCACCGATGTGAACTGCAGCAACACGGTGGATGTGCTCGACCTGAGCGCCGCGGCGGCAGCCTGGCACAACGCCTACGACAGTCTGTACGATATCAATGACGATGGCTCCATCAGCATCGCAGACATTCAGATGATTGCCGCCGACTTTGGCTGGGCCTTCTAG
- the eutJ gene encoding ethanolamine utilization protein EutJ: MNPHLQTLLKQTDAVMSGRPPRLRGRPVHVGVDLGTAYTVLMVLDDAQQPLAGAYQFAQVVRDGLVVDFHGAISLLKRLKQQVEQRLGVELTHAASAYPPGVPRSEVRATANVLIAAGLECTDLIDEPTAANNVLQIRDGAIVDVGGGTTGIAVVKDGRVIYTADEPTGGTHFTLVLAGGLRLTFEQAEELKKDPREQARLFPVLRPVMEKVGSIVRRHVAGHPVDTLYLVGGTCAFPGMAQVIEEYTGIKTLLPGNPLFITPLGIAMHDRVSR, encoded by the coding sequence ATGAACCCGCATCTGCAGACGTTGCTCAAGCAGACCGACGCGGTGATGAGCGGCCGGCCCCCGCGGCTGCGCGGCCGGCCGGTGCATGTCGGCGTTGACCTGGGTACTGCCTACACCGTGCTGATGGTGTTAGACGACGCACAACAACCCCTGGCCGGCGCCTACCAGTTTGCACAGGTGGTGCGCGACGGCCTGGTGGTGGACTTTCACGGCGCCATCAGCCTGCTCAAGCGTCTCAAGCAGCAGGTGGAACAGCGCCTGGGCGTCGAGTTGACCCACGCGGCTTCGGCCTACCCGCCGGGCGTGCCGCGCAGTGAAGTGCGAGCCACGGCCAATGTGCTGATTGCCGCCGGCCTGGAGTGTACCGATCTGATTGACGAACCGACCGCGGCCAACAACGTCCTGCAGATTCGTGATGGCGCCATTGTGGATGTGGGCGGCGGCACCACCGGCATCGCGGTGGTCAAGGACGGCCGGGTCATCTACACGGCCGATGAGCCGACTGGCGGCACCCATTTCACCCTGGTCCTGGCTGGTGGTCTGCGGTTGACATTCGAGCAGGCTGAGGAACTGAAGAAGGACCCGCGTGAGCAGGCGCGCTTGTTCCCGGTCTTGCGCCCGGTCATGGAGAAGGTGGGCAGCATCGTGCGTCGTCACGTCGCCGGCCATCCTGTGGACACGCTCTACCTGGTGGGCGGCACCTGCGCCTTTCCCGGCATGGCGCAGGTCATCGAAGAGTACACCGGAATCAAGACCCTGCTTCCCGGCAACCCGCTGTTCATCACGCCGCTCGGTATTGCCATGCACGACCGAGTCAGCCGCTAG
- the eutL gene encoding ethanolamine utilization microcompartment protein EutL, translating into MGILDPLYAIPLAVRMIPNVDRGLAEHLGLRPEQRSLGLITADNDDATYVAIDEATKMAEVEVVYAHSFYAGAKHASGKLSGEIIAILAGANPAEVRAGLQAAVQFMKNDAIWYSANEDASIAFFPHVISRTGSYLSKVCNIAEGEPLAYLVAPPIEGMIALDAALKAAAVRIVAYTAPPSETNYMGAMLTGDQPACKAAAMAFRDAVLEVAANPLKY; encoded by the coding sequence ATGGGAATACTCGATCCATTATACGCAATACCTCTGGCGGTCAGAATGATCCCCAATGTGGACCGCGGTCTTGCAGAGCATCTGGGACTCCGGCCGGAGCAGCGTTCGCTGGGCCTGATTACGGCTGACAACGATGATGCGACTTACGTCGCCATTGACGAGGCCACCAAGATGGCCGAGGTTGAGGTGGTGTATGCTCATTCCTTCTACGCCGGGGCCAAACACGCGTCGGGCAAGCTGTCGGGCGAAATCATCGCCATTCTGGCCGGCGCCAATCCGGCGGAAGTGCGCGCCGGTTTGCAGGCTGCGGTGCAGTTCATGAAGAATGACGCCATCTGGTATTCGGCCAATGAGGATGCCTCCATCGCCTTCTTCCCGCATGTGATTTCGCGCACCGGCTCGTATCTGTCGAAGGTGTGCAACATCGCGGAAGGTGAGCCGTTGGCCTACCTGGTCGCGCCGCCCATCGAAGGCATGATTGCGCTCGATGCCGCGCTCAAGGCCGCGGCCGTGCGCATCGTGGCCTACACCGCGCCGCCCTCAGAAACCAACTACATGGGCGCCATGCTCACCGGCGACCAGCCCGCCTGCAAGGCCGCGGCCATGGCCTTCCGCGACGCCGTGCTCGAAGTCGCAGCCAACCCCCTGAAATACTAA
- a CDS encoding HigA family addiction module antidote protein, giving the protein MRTPADATPPPARNERRPARRHHRPRSRRYHAVRRVQEIILEKRVVTADTALRLARYFGTSAHFWLGLQMDYDLDVAEDELDDRIRLASR; this is encoded by the coding sequence ATCAGGACCCCCGCCGACGCCACCCCCCCCCCCGCGAGAAATGAACGCCGCCCTGCTCGACGCCATCATCGCCCGCGATCTCGCCGATATCACGCCGTGCGCCGCGTTCAGGAGATCATTCTTGAAAAACGTGTGGTCACGGCCGATACTGCGCTGCGCCTCGCCCGCTATTTCGGCACTTCGGCGCATTTTTGGCTGGGCCTGCAGATGGATTACGATCTCGACGTGGCCGAAGATGAACTGGATGACCGTATCCGCCTGGCCTCCAGGTAA
- a CDS encoding DUF861 domain-containing protein translates to MRQVFTAADIRRLRDQGTRVLVLGQADLISPEALDVAREAGIEVKRPGPAPAPAAQPAAPSPLPPLKAVRRAGVSLEPFGAGLATPGTDVQLKDVITSDDRTPMAVGYMSLERGEFPWTLTYDEIDIVLEGELVITRGRDAVRGGPGDVIFIPKGSSITFGTPSRTRFVYVTYPADWNK, encoded by the coding sequence ATGCGCCAGGTTTTTACCGCGGCTGACATTCGAAGATTGCGTGACCAGGGCACACGAGTGCTGGTGCTGGGCCAGGCTGATTTGATCTCGCCGGAGGCGCTCGATGTGGCGCGCGAGGCGGGCATCGAAGTCAAACGACCTGGCCCGGCGCCGGCGCCGGCTGCACAGCCGGCCGCGCCATCACCCCTGCCGCCGCTCAAGGCCGTGCGCCGCGCGGGCGTCAGCCTGGAGCCGTTCGGCGCAGGGCTGGCAACGCCAGGAACCGACGTGCAGTTGAAGGATGTCATCACCAGCGACGACCGCACGCCGATGGCGGTAGGCTACATGAGCCTGGAGCGCGGCGAGTTCCCCTGGACCCTGACCTACGACGAGATTGACATTGTCCTGGAAGGCGAACTGGTCATCACACGTGGCCGCGACGCGGTGCGCGGCGGGCCGGGCGATGTGATCTTCATCCCCAAAGGCTCCAGCATCACCTTTGGCACCCCCAGCCGCACGCGCTTCGTCTATGTCACCTATCCGGCCGATTGGAACAAATAG
- the eutM gene encoding ethanolamine utilization microcompartment protein EutM — protein MAMTALGMIETKGLVSAIEAADAMVKAANVTLIGSEFIGGGYVTVMVRGDVGAVKAATDAGAAAAQRVGELVSVHVIPRPHGDVEMILPQKSKGAMPARAK, from the coding sequence ATTGCGATGACAGCCTTGGGCATGATCGAAACCAAAGGGCTTGTTTCGGCCATCGAGGCCGCTGACGCGATGGTCAAAGCGGCCAACGTGACCCTGATTGGCTCTGAATTCATCGGCGGCGGCTACGTCACCGTCATGGTGCGCGGCGACGTGGGCGCGGTCAAGGCCGCCACCGATGCCGGCGCCGCCGCGGCCCAGCGCGTGGGCGAGTTGGTATCAGTCCACGTCATCCCGCGCCCGCACGGCGACGTGGAAATGATCCTGCCGCAGAAGAGCAAGGGCGCTATGCCCGCGCGGGCGAAGTAG